The stretch of DNA TCATCGCGGCGACGACCCATTTCGACGCGGTGATCGTGCCGTCCCGCATCGGGATGGCCGCGATGACGCGTCTCGACACCGTCACCCCCGTTCCGTGCCTCCTGCGAGACGACCAGGCCGTTCTCCTGGTACTGCCCGCGACCGGCCGGTACGCGCTCGTGCACCCGGACGTCGTCGCCCGCACCGGCCCCGATGGGTGGCTCGCCCTGCCCCCGAGCCGAGACGTCCGGTGGGACACCCCGCCCTGGATGGAGGCGGTCGGCACCCCGCACCGGCTCCTGCACGGCAGCGACGTTGGCCGCTACCTCGCCGAGGCATTCAACGCCGAGGCGGTCAACCTCTCCCCCCTCGCCCGCAACGAGTCGGCGCGCGGCAACGAGGGGGCCCTGCGGTGAGCCGGACCGAGCCCCATCCCCTCGGCGAACAGGACACCGAGGACAGCCAGTTCGCCGAGATCGACGCGAACCGGATCCGCCGGTCGTACGAGGCCGGCCTGAACGGGTGGCGCACGCCGCCCTCGCCGGACGACCGCGCGCAGCTCCTCGGCCTCCTGCGCGGGCACATCCAACTACTGATGCCCGAGGTTGAGGCCTGCGCGGCCCGGATGCGCGGTGAGCAGCGGCGCACCGCGCAGCACGTCGTCAGCGTCACTCGCATTCTCCTGGACGCCCCGCACCGCACCGAGGTCTCCTACATCCGCGATCTTGCGACACAGTGCCGGGCACTCCTGGCCCTGTACCGCCTCCCTGGCACGGGCGAGGCGGAGCCCCGCAGCACGGGCTACCCCGGCTACTCCCTCACCCTCGCCCGTACTCCGGAGTCCGCCGGAGAGGCCCGGCGGCTCGTACGGGTCTCCCTCGCCGTCTGGGGCCTGGACGCTCACGCCGACACAGCGGCGCTTCTCATGTCCGAACTGGTGACGAACGCGGTCCGTCACGCGCGCGGCCCCGCCCTGCGGATCTCGATCGATCGGCCGGCGCACGACCGAGTACAGCTCGCCGTCGTCGATCGGGCCCCCGCTGCCCTGCCACACCTGCGCACGCCCTCCCTCGGCGGCATTGGTGGCCGAGGGCTCCTCCTGGTCGACGAACTCGCCGACCGTTGG from Streptomyces sp. NBC_01485 encodes:
- a CDS encoding DUF6415 family natural product biosynthesis protein, producing MSRTEPHPLGEQDTEDSQFAEIDANRIRRSYEAGLNGWRTPPSPDDRAQLLGLLRGHIQLLMPEVEACAARMRGEQRRTAQHVVSVTRILLDAPHRTEVSYIRDLATQCRALLALYRLPGTGEAEPRSTGYPGYSLTLARTPESAGEARRLVRVSLAVWGLDAHADTAALLMSELVTNAVRHARGPALRISIDRPAHDRVQLAVVDRAPAALPHLRTPSLGGIGGRGLLLVDELADRWGTDLKGSGARRWGKRVWADLDVSRD